One window from the genome of Diabrotica virgifera virgifera chromosome 6, PGI_DIABVI_V3a encodes:
- the LOC126887174 gene encoding peptidoglycan-recognition protein 2-like, translating to MYIMRSLLHIVLLLCFCKNLTWAMQSDWPAICPEIVSKARWGGRTAIAVEYAIMPVKYVIIHHTVTPQCTTEESCSKIMQSIQNFHMENLEFHDIGYNFLVGEDGRIYEATGWHKVGAHTRTYNSKSLGLAFIGNFSEKRPNSKALRAAKNFIKCAVELGEVDKNYILIGARQVSQTASPGLYLYNDIKDWPHFTRNP from the exons ATGTATATCATGCGGTCACTTTTACACATTGTGTTGCTATTGTGTTTTTGCAAGAACTTAACATGGGCAATGCAGTCAG ACTGGCCTGCAATATGCCCAGAAATAGTCTCAAAAGCAAGATGGGGTGGTCGTACAGCAATAGCAGTTGAATACGCCATCATGCCCGTCAAATATGTCATCATCCATCACACTGTAACTCCACAATGTACTACAGAAGAGAGCTGTTCCAAAATTATGCAGAGTATACAAAATTTTCATATGGAAAATTTAGAGTTCCATGATATCGGTTACAA ttttctaGTGGGAGAAGATGGAAGAATCTATGAAGCTACTGGATGGCACAAAGTTGGAGCTCACACTAGAACTTATAATAGCAAATCACTTGGCTTAGCCTTTATTGGAAACTTTTCAG aaaAACGACCAAACAGTAAAGCATTAAGAGCAGCCAAAAATTTCATAAAATGTGCGGTGGAGCTTGGAGAAGTTGACAAAAATTACATCCTAATTGGAGCGAGACAAGTTAGCCAGACTGCTAGCCCCGGACTATATTTATACAACGACATAAAAGATTGGCCACATTTTAcaagaaatccataa